From Micromonospora sp. NBC_01699, a single genomic window includes:
- a CDS encoding HIT family protein, with amino-acid sequence MSDGLDRLWTPHRMTYISGQDQPAEGYEKPSGCPFCLAPGKEGDDSLVVARGKRVFVVLNLYPYNPGHLLVCPYRHVADYTELDAEETAELAAQTQTAMRVIRKVSSAHGFNIGMNQGGVAGAGIAAHLHQHVVPRWGGDANFMPVIGRTKVLPQLLTDTRNLLTTTWP; translated from the coding sequence ATGTCGGACGGGTTGGATCGGCTCTGGACCCCGCACCGGATGACGTACATCTCCGGGCAGGACCAGCCGGCCGAGGGTTACGAGAAACCGTCCGGCTGCCCGTTCTGCCTGGCACCGGGCAAGGAGGGCGACGACAGCCTGGTGGTCGCCCGGGGCAAGCGGGTGTTCGTGGTGCTGAACCTCTATCCGTACAACCCGGGGCACCTGCTCGTCTGCCCGTACCGGCACGTGGCCGACTACACCGAGCTGGACGCGGAGGAGACGGCTGAACTGGCCGCCCAGACGCAGACCGCGATGCGGGTGATCCGCAAGGTCAGCAGCGCGCACGGCTTCAACATCGGGATGAACCAGGGTGGCGTGGCCGGTGCCGGCATCGCCGCCCACCTGCACCAGCACGTGGTACCCCGCTGGGGCGGCGACGCCAACTTCATGCCCGTCATCGGCCGTACCAAAGTCCTCCCCCAACTCCTCACCGACACCCGCAACCTCCTAACCACCACCTGGCCCTAA
- a CDS encoding IS4 family transposase, whose amino-acid sequence MEQFAITRTIAVASGRFAPGHLGELTQHVPFEMVDAVLADTRSVQARVRDVPSRVVVYLLLAAGLFTELGYQQVWARLVAGLDGLAVAMPTSSALSQARRRVGDKPLAALFRLLAGPPAGAQRWRGLLVCAIDGTSMFVPDSTANLAVYPRQAGTHGGSGYPMVRLVAVVACGTRTLIDAVFTPLTTGELACAGRLLGCLHPGMLLLADRGFAARTMIEQFAGTGVDLLVRDKDDRRLPVIRRHHDGSWLSVIGAMTVRVVDAEILVHLDGKHHVGRYRLITTLTDHHRFPALDLVTLYHQRWEIETTYLELKSTLLGGRVLRARTPNGVSQEVHALLTVYQTVRLAMADATANQPTSPDQASFTVAVHAARDQIILATGVIADTTIDLVGVIGRAVLTHLLPKRRARTSPRVVKRAISKHRAKGTIDRTNYHHTITVNILHTTGLTTDPPP is encoded by the coding sequence TTGGAACAGTTTGCCATCACCCGGACGATCGCGGTGGCTTCGGGGCGGTTCGCGCCGGGTCATCTGGGTGAGTTGACGCAGCACGTGCCGTTCGAGATGGTCGACGCGGTCCTGGCCGATACCCGGTCGGTGCAGGCTCGGGTGCGGGATGTGCCTTCGCGAGTGGTGGTATATCTGCTGCTCGCGGCGGGGCTGTTCACCGAGTTGGGCTACCAGCAGGTATGGGCCCGGCTCGTCGCCGGCCTGGACGGGTTGGCGGTGGCGATGCCGACTTCCTCAGCCCTGTCCCAGGCCCGCCGTCGGGTCGGGGACAAGCCCCTGGCGGCGTTGTTTCGGCTGTTGGCGGGTCCACCCGCCGGGGCCCAGCGGTGGCGGGGTCTGCTGGTCTGCGCGATCGACGGCACCAGCATGTTCGTGCCCGACAGCACGGCGAATCTGGCGGTCTACCCGCGTCAGGCCGGCACCCACGGCGGGTCCGGATATCCCATGGTGCGGCTGGTCGCGGTCGTGGCCTGCGGCACCCGCACACTGATCGACGCGGTGTTCACCCCACTCACCACCGGTGAACTCGCCTGCGCCGGGCGTCTGCTGGGCTGTCTGCACCCGGGCATGCTCCTACTGGCCGACCGGGGCTTCGCCGCCCGCACGATGATCGAACAGTTCGCCGGCACCGGCGTCGACCTGCTCGTGCGGGACAAAGACGACCGGCGGCTACCGGTGATCCGCCGCCACCACGACGGGTCCTGGCTATCGGTCATCGGCGCGATGACGGTCCGGGTCGTCGACGCCGAGATCCTGGTGCACCTCGACGGGAAACACCATGTCGGCCGGTACCGGCTGATCACCACCCTCACCGATCACCACCGATTCCCCGCTCTGGACCTGGTCACGCTCTACCACCAACGCTGGGAAATCGAGACGACGTACCTGGAGTTGAAGTCCACCCTGCTCGGCGGACGGGTCCTACGGGCCCGGACCCCGAACGGGGTGAGTCAGGAAGTCCACGCCCTGCTGACCGTCTACCAAACGGTGCGGCTGGCTATGGCCGACGCCACCGCCAACCAACCGACCAGCCCGGACCAGGCCAGCTTCACCGTGGCGGTCCACGCCGCCCGGGACCAGATCATCCTGGCCACCGGGGTCATCGCCGACACCACCATCGACCTCGTCGGAGTGATCGGCCGCGCGGTCCTGACCCACCTCCTCCCGAAACGACGCGCCCGAACAAGCCCACGAGTAGTCAAACGCGCCATCTCCAAACACCGCGCCAAAGGCACCATCGACCGCACCAACTACCACCACACCATCACCGTCAACATCCTGCACACCACAGGATTGACAACCGACCCACCCCCCTAA
- a CDS encoding aldo/keto reductase translates to MTVDGRVLGRGGVRVGGLGVGCWAIGGPWYAGEQPLGWGRVDDEESARVVRRALELGVTFFDTADTYGAGHSERVLGRALAGRRDEAVIATKWGNTFDEQTKQATGPDWSPAHLRRAAEASLRRLGTDRIDLYQLHLNDLAIELAEPLLGTLEDLVAEGKIRWYGWSTDFADRAEAWALGGRHTTAIQHSFSVLQDSPEVLAVCEKHDLASINRGPLGMGLLTGKYTAETVLGPDDVRGIAPEWLDWFRDGRPAPEWLRRVAEVREALTVDGRTLAQGALGYLWARSPRTVPIPGCRTVAQLEENAGALAYGALTAAQLAEVERLLADLRDPSERN, encoded by the coding sequence ATGACGGTGGATGGGCGGGTGCTGGGGCGTGGTGGGGTTCGGGTTGGCGGGTTGGGGGTGGGGTGTTGGGCTATTGGGGGGCCCTGGTACGCGGGGGAGCAGCCGCTGGGGTGGGGCAGGGTTGATGACGAGGAGTCGGCGCGGGTCGTACGACGGGCGCTCGAACTCGGGGTGACCTTTTTCGACACCGCCGACACCTACGGGGCCGGGCACAGTGAGCGGGTGCTCGGGCGGGCCCTGGCCGGGCGGCGGGACGAGGCGGTCATCGCCACCAAGTGGGGCAACACCTTCGACGAGCAGACCAAGCAGGCCACCGGGCCGGACTGGTCGCCGGCACACCTGCGCCGCGCGGCCGAGGCGTCGCTGCGCCGACTCGGCACCGACCGGATCGACCTCTACCAACTGCACCTCAACGACCTGGCCATCGAGCTCGCCGAGCCGCTGCTCGGCACCCTCGAAGACCTCGTCGCCGAGGGCAAAATCCGATGGTACGGGTGGAGCACCGACTTCGCCGACCGGGCCGAGGCGTGGGCGCTCGGCGGCCGCCACACCACCGCCATCCAGCACTCCTTCTCCGTGTTGCAGGACTCGCCGGAGGTGCTCGCGGTCTGCGAGAAGCACGACCTGGCCAGCATCAACCGGGGACCGCTCGGGATGGGGCTGCTGACCGGCAAGTATACCGCCGAGACTGTGCTCGGCCCGGACGACGTACGCGGCATCGCGCCGGAGTGGCTGGACTGGTTCCGCGACGGCCGCCCGGCACCGGAGTGGCTGAGGCGGGTCGCCGAGGTCCGGGAGGCGCTGACCGTGGATGGGCGCACCCTGGCCCAGGGCGCGCTCGGCTACCTCTGGGCGCGCAGCCCCCGTACGGTGCCGATCCCCGGCTGCCGCACCGTGGCGCAGTTGGAGGAGAACGCGGGCGCGCTGGCGTACGGGGCGCTCACCGCGGCGCAACTGGCCGAGGTGGAACGTCTGCTGGCTGACCTGCGGGATCCGTCCGAGCGGAACTGA
- a CDS encoding Gfo/Idh/MocA family protein: protein MTQGPIKVGLIGAGSIAGVHVDGYLANPGITRLVAVADVVPEHARRRAEPAGAQVYTDYREMLARADIDAVDICLPHHLHREAIVAAAEAGKHILCEKPLCLSHEEAQAVTEAVERAGVTLMCAHNQLFSAPVAKARELLDSGLLGTVYEVRTTDSFYNDFDPANMGWRATAETSGGGELIDTGYHPSYLLMHLAAAEPVEVVAMLSTHRLTFMEGEDSAQVLVRFANGVVGTITTSWAYTPTATTERFSVVGAKGSLHSDGSTLWYRLRGGEDGAFEFGPSDEYGGEIRHFAESLLAGTPPLHGHVEGIAVLGIILAAYESARTRAIAPVTALLPTP from the coding sequence ATGACGCAAGGTCCCATCAAGGTCGGGCTGATCGGCGCCGGCAGTATCGCCGGAGTACACGTCGACGGCTATCTCGCCAACCCCGGCATCACCCGTCTGGTGGCCGTCGCCGACGTGGTTCCCGAGCACGCGCGGCGTCGTGCCGAACCCGCCGGCGCGCAGGTCTACACCGACTACCGGGAGATGCTCGCGCGGGCCGACATCGACGCGGTCGACATCTGCCTGCCGCACCACCTGCACCGGGAGGCGATTGTCGCGGCGGCCGAGGCCGGCAAGCACATCCTGTGCGAGAAACCGCTCTGCCTCAGCCACGAGGAGGCACAGGCGGTCACGGAGGCCGTGGAGCGGGCCGGCGTCACCCTCATGTGCGCACACAACCAGCTCTTCTCCGCACCGGTGGCCAAGGCGCGTGAACTGCTGGACAGCGGGCTGCTCGGCACGGTCTACGAGGTGCGTACGACCGACAGCTTCTACAACGACTTCGACCCGGCCAACATGGGCTGGCGCGCGACCGCGGAGACCAGTGGCGGCGGCGAACTCATCGACACCGGATACCACCCGAGCTACCTGCTCATGCACCTTGCCGCGGCGGAGCCGGTCGAGGTCGTGGCGATGCTCAGCACGCACCGCCTCACCTTCATGGAGGGCGAGGACTCCGCGCAGGTGCTCGTACGGTTCGCCAACGGCGTCGTCGGCACGATCACGACGAGTTGGGCGTACACGCCGACCGCGACGACCGAGCGCTTCTCCGTCGTCGGCGCGAAGGGATCGCTGCACAGCGACGGCTCGACGCTCTGGTACCGCCTGCGCGGTGGAGAGGACGGTGCGTTCGAGTTCGGACCCTCGGACGAGTACGGCGGCGAGATCCGCCACTTCGCCGAAAGCCTCCTGGCCGGTACGCCCCCGCTGCACGGTCACGTCGAGGGCATCGCCGTGCTCGGCATCATCCTCGCCGCGTACGAGTCGGCTCGGACGAGGGCGATCGCCCCGGTGACCGCCCTGCTGCCGACGCCGTAG